A DNA window from Haloactinospora alba contains the following coding sequences:
- a CDS encoding protein-L-isoaspartate O-methyltransferase family protein: MVEVTDERVERALRAVPESHYRGADGRAVRQRTDTATIARHLRLLDPHPGQRVLEVGTGSGLSTALLAETVGPRGHVVSIDLEETLVERAARLHVAAGYTNVTSLARDGRHGAAEYGPFDRIVAWATPEELPGEWLCQAVEGARVLLPLPLAPVAYATGMLRATVGSGARPRTVHLHRGAYGRMHTPWHVPVESGSSNAQEEGDYVSATWLRGRPSAAEHLLRSLRAAEHTVPSDIAWPQSDHLRLWLLARRPQGLVSTGRGTEIGYGVARGSRIAVHTCGPEGGGFRADASGSPALRRLRALVAEWDRCGRPTAEELTAALRPTATGWRAHVRLSHR; the protein is encoded by the coding sequence ATGGTCGAGGTGACCGACGAGCGGGTGGAACGCGCCCTGCGCGCCGTGCCCGAATCCCACTATCGGGGTGCGGACGGACGGGCGGTGCGCCAGCGCACCGACACCGCCACTATCGCCCGCCACCTCCGTCTTCTCGATCCCCACCCGGGGCAACGGGTGTTGGAGGTGGGCACCGGTTCCGGACTGTCCACAGCGCTGCTGGCCGAGACGGTCGGGCCGCGCGGTCACGTGGTCAGCATCGACCTGGAGGAGACCCTGGTGGAACGCGCCGCGCGTCTGCACGTCGCGGCCGGTTACACCAACGTCACCAGCCTCGCCCGCGACGGCCGCCACGGCGCCGCCGAGTACGGTCCCTTCGACCGGATCGTGGCCTGGGCGACCCCCGAGGAGCTACCCGGGGAGTGGCTGTGCCAGGCGGTCGAGGGCGCCCGCGTGCTGCTGCCGCTGCCGCTGGCGCCGGTGGCGTACGCCACCGGAATGCTGCGCGCAACCGTCGGATCCGGTGCGCGCCCCCGCACGGTCCACCTGCACCGGGGCGCCTACGGGCGGATGCACACGCCGTGGCACGTTCCAGTGGAGTCCGGGTCCAGCAACGCTCAAGAGGAAGGGGACTACGTCTCGGCCACCTGGCTGCGCGGCCGCCCCAGCGCCGCCGAACACCTGTTGCGGTCGCTGCGCGCGGCGGAGCACACCGTTCCCAGCGACATCGCGTGGCCCCAGAGCGACCACCTGCGGCTGTGGCTGCTCGCCCGGCGCCCGCAGGGGCTCGTCTCCACCGGTCGCGGCACCGAGATCGGATACGGCGTTGCGCGCGGCTCCCGGATCGCGGTGCACACCTGCGGCCCCGAGGGGGGCGGCTTCCGCGCCGACGCGTCCGGTTCCCCCGCACTGCGGCGGCTGCGCGCCCTCGTCGCCGAGTGGGACCGCTGCGGACGTCCCACCGCCGAGGAGCTCACCGCCGCGCTGCGTCCCACCGCCACCGGTTGGCGGGCACACGTCCGTCTTTCCCACCGGTGA
- a CDS encoding lasso peptide biosynthesis B2 protein: MSVRMVSAPGPAPRIRDRVTACGGLLAALLLLRFTPLRFTLAAARLAKRGARRSTSHTRADEIVAACRAVSHWYPGRTACLEISLAVLLAATLHRRSVDWCIGCRVRPFAAHAWIETRLQPVGEEWSGQTFHPTVRI; encoded by the coding sequence GTGAGCGTGCGTATGGTATCCGCCCCCGGACCCGCTCCCCGTATCCGTGACCGGGTCACAGCCTGCGGCGGTTTATTGGCGGCTCTTCTACTGTTGCGCTTCACCCCACTGCGGTTCACTCTCGCGGCGGCTCGACTGGCGAAACGAGGCGCCCGCCGTTCCACCAGCCACACGCGAGCCGACGAGATCGTGGCCGCCTGCCGAGCGGTGAGCCACTGGTATCCCGGCCGGACCGCCTGCCTGGAGATCTCGTTGGCAGTCCTGCTCGCAGCGACCCTGCATCGCCGTTCGGTGGACTGGTGTATCGGTTGCCGGGTCCGGCCCTTCGCCGCGCATGCCTGGATCGAGACACGACTCCAGCCGGTCGGCGAGGAGTGGTCCGGCCAGACGTTCCACCCCACCGTCCGAATCTGA
- a CDS encoding PqqD family protein, with amino-acid sequence MDDSLRPHRNVYTTFTSQGTMLLDTRGRGRWFALTPTGGCFWYLLSQGALPSEASRRIARRYGVDPRRVREDMEALTEQLRQHGLVSSPQERRWRPW; translated from the coding sequence ATGGACGACTCTCTCCGCCCCCACCGGAACGTGTACACGACGTTCACTTCTCAGGGGACCATGCTGCTCGACACACGGGGGCGCGGCCGGTGGTTCGCGCTCACTCCGACAGGAGGGTGTTTCTGGTACCTGCTCTCCCAAGGGGCCCTCCCGAGCGAGGCATCCAGGCGGATCGCCCGGCGCTACGGGGTAGACCCCCGTCGGGTACGCGAGGACATGGAAGCTCTCACCGAACAGCTCCGTCAGCACGGCCTCGTTTCCTCCCCGCAGGAACGGAGGTGGAGGCCGTGGTGA